From the Porites lutea chromosome 5, jaPorLute2.1, whole genome shotgun sequence genome, the window TTTACAggaacagtggcggatccagggggggggggactggGCGGCCCAGGCTCCCTTAGTTTTaaaccaaactgaggcccaaagggccaaaaaaatttttttttggacacccccccccccctcccaccaccaCCCCCTCATCTCAGGGTCTGAATGACTGGGcaaaggtctggatctgccactgaggAAGTTGTGCTGTAACTGACCAACTGAGCTactgttaatacagacactgacGGGCTCATAGAAAGTGTCTGTATCAATTGGGTGTcggtattaagcgggttgaattgaaagaaaatgtaagggctttctttcacCAGGGAAGAAGCAAACTGTCCatataataatgaggtgtctgtgttaagcgggtgtccgtaaagcaggTTTTAACTGTACTTACATCATGTAGAATCTTGTAATGTAGACaaaaatccaaataatttacTAGGAATGAAATTAGGTGTTGAATTTGTTACATCATTGATATTTTcggtttatttaattttttttttctgttgacaGTAAAACGATTCTGAAGCATTCTTATGGCAACCAGTTACactcaactctctctaagacggacaccttcaGGACCAGCCCTTACTGTCTGTCTTCGTGAGGTGTCTGCTTATAGAGAGTTGAGGTAACGTGACACCAGTATTTTTTAAGAAACTTACACTAAATCCATTCGCAATGAAAAGACGTTTGTCAAACTTGTACAAAACAGCTAAAACTGGTTGAGAAACCGGAAAGCTATGTCTCCTGTATCGTTGTGCTATCAAATCAATTAATTTACTGTCATGAAGAGCACCTACATTTCCGTTTTGAGATATTTTTCACTGCATAAAGCACTTCTCAAGTGTCTGTTGACGGTTTCACAAGTGTCCGTcgtccgtcttataaagagtaTAGTTAGGTGGGTAcaccctataatggcctatacggggaggctccgcccgaaaggggtaccttttcaggcttcagatatatgaaagggtagggattttactcattgaagtatatgaaagggtagggaaatctgtcatttgggtctgtgaaagggcccaaaaaagagctaacagatgaattttatggctttaaaaagtggagaaaacattctatttttgtgattgattcctatttaaaagacagtgcatttacagcagttaaaagggatgcaaagttctaaacaaggtatgtgaaaggggtaccatttgtcaatagaagaaatacgaaaggggtacctttttcgtttaaaagggtaaggggttggacctcgagGCGGAGCCTCAccgtataaaaatttgttgagtacccccccccccccccccccggacagTTGAAGTAAAATGTCCGAAAAACGGCAGGTACagagtaacctgagatcaggcttttttttgtttgttttttttttgcttctgtaGAACCGGAAGTGAATATGACAAGTGGGCGCATGCGTACAGGgacttaattttggcgcgatgCATTATTTACAAACCACGTTTGGAAATAATGAAAAGACAGTTTCGGTTGAGGGACGAAGAAAAGCTAAACTAATACAATAATGAGCTTTGTATGACATCTGCTGttcattattttaaaagctGATGTGTATTTGTGGCCACTAGAGTCAAAAAATTTTGATGCCAAGTAGTACTTTTTCTCTCCGCCAAGGACTAAAACCGCGGGATAAACTCAGGGATAAACCGTTCTTTCCAAGATGATAAATACCAGCGTAGTTGTGGAGGATAATCAAGTTGTCAGGCTTATTCTCGAGTTTTTGGACTCTAGAAAACTTCACAACACCATGAGAACGCTTGAGAAAGAAGCAAGAATTGTTAACTGTGGTTTTTCGGAGGATATTCTGTTTTTACGAGACCTTGTTCTTGACGGCGAATGGGAAGCTGTCTTGATCTTTGCTCAGCCATTTGAAGGCATCGATGGTTTCGATTCCAAGCAATTCCGTTACCTTGTTTTGAAGCAGAAATTCATGGAAGTGCTTTACTTTAAGTCAGGTTTCGGTGGAAATTCGACCAGCTACTCAATTGAGGATCTTATCAAGTGTCTTAATCAACTGGAGGAAGATTGCCCGTCCAAAACTGAATATAGCAAGTTGTGTTGGCTGTTAACTGTTCCAAATTTATCTGAACAGTCGGAGTATCACGACTGGAACCCCGCCACCGCCCGGCTAAACTGCTTTGAGCAGCTGCTCGATATACTCAAGAAGGTTATTCCcctagaaaagaaaagtttaaatggaaaattgCCAAGGACATTGACCCCTATAAAAGAGCGGTTATTGCACTTGTTAATTAAAGGATTGTGTTTTGAAAGTTGCGTTGACTACTGTCAATTGCGTGCAATCAGTGGTAGTATTTCACAAGACCTTCATGTCTGTGTAGGAGACAACATTTTAAATGGACCATCACAGGAAAGCTCCGGCAATTTTTTGTCGTGGCTACAAAATCTCGCTCAAGAAGCTTTTATTACTCCGTTTGAACCAGTGAGCTTAGAAGTTGATTTGAAGAAAGTAAAACAAGCTCCAAATATGGTATTTCACAAGTCTCCCAAACGAGATGATGCAGAGATTCTTTCAAGGAGCTTATCTCTTTCTGGAAGGCCAGCTACTGCAGATATTGCTTCACATCTGTCTGCGTTAGCAGTGGAAAAACATAGGACTGCAATATCTGATAACCGGCCACATTCCACACAGCCTCCCAAGGGAGTTTCACGTTCATATAATGAATTTCACTACAAAAGTACAATTCCTGATAAAAGACCACTTGCTAATGCTGGTGAGAATGGATTCTCTCATGACAAACCTGCTACACAAGAGCAAAATGAGCAAGGAAAGTCAACACTTGATTCTGCACCTAACATTACTTCTGATAATATTGTTCATCAAAATCATAAGCTAATTACTGGTGCAGAAAATGTTGTAGAGCCAAGCAGAGATTCTGAAGATATTCATGCTCTAAAAGAGAAACAACAGCAGGAACTGCAGGAGCAATTAGAAGCATATCAAAGGCATAAACAGGAGCTAGAGAGACAGCTTCTTGAGTTGTCTTTGACAGAAACATGGAGAAAAGCTAATGGTGAAGAATCGTCTACAGATGAAATGTCTGGCAAAAGACCAGAATCAAGTGGATCTTTTAGAAATATGAGAAATGAACATTTATCCAGAAATGACGACTTAAAACATTTTCAGGAACATAAGCATCAAAAGAGAAATGAAGTATTTACTACTGATAATCATGACCTGTTGAATGCAAATTCTGCCCAAGATGTAAATGCTGTAAATCTAAATCCAAAGTTTGAACACCAGAACTCCAGTAGTTTCACAGTCACACAGAGTATGACGTCAACTCCAGCAAGAAGAATCAAAGGTAAACCAGAGGACTTGAAGCTAGGAGAGACCAAAGTTGATAGTACAGTTGCAGATGCAATACCTGTCACTCCAGCAGAGCAAACATTTCCCAACACCCCCTTGGTAAATGGACCTGCAATTCTGAGTGCAGGTCACTGGGTGGCACTGGCTGATGGCTCTGGAGTTCTCAACACCAGGTGAGTGATTATGATCATAGCAGGTAGACTGCATATTGTACAGGATAGTGTTGGAGATCAGCTGAGATTTCATAATATACCTACAGAAAATCAGATTGACACACCTGAACAATCATCCAGAGCTGTCAGTAAGACTTCAAGTTGCCGGGTTAATACAGCAAGTAGGTGgagaatcaaacagctagggatttcttttggttctaagTAGCTGGGGACCACGTTCTTCATTCttagtagccaggggaaatctCCGGCTTCCTCCTCTTAATGATAGCCCTGATCATCAATAATTATGGTTGGAAAAATCTCTGTAAGAATTCCATTTAGGATGGTTGCAAGGGAAAACAGCCAACCACTGGATTCCCTGCCAAATGACATGAGgaatgagtgcagaaattccatatttaTGACTGTCACTTCtcagatctgggtggtgcttctgattCATTGTTCTGCATTGGACatttgtttcaaccaatcagaagcactacccagatctaggtagtgttATGCTATggatcagtatggaatttctgggcttgtttctcagatgtcatttgtAGGGAAGCTAATGGTGACATCACAAAATGttgactgttttctcaggctatttaGGGGGGTCCTGAGTCTGATTCTTATTTGGAGCTCCGAATGTTTTCTGCGTTTGCGGGTGATCaaattctctttcttctttaatTATGAGACCATTAAAAGGACAACGGAAGTTTTTAATGATAATGTTTATTTGccaacaaaaatatttattttttcccaCAAGAGTCAATCAAACATTTTATATAATCACTTATGGCAATGCTTTAAGATTTCAATAAATGATCAgcacaaattttatttttctttgtttttttacgtTAATGTACAGCAATGAgttggaaacaaagaaaaataaaatttaaaccaaggaataAACTGGACCACAATGTAGTTATGCCTTAGGGAGAGTTgacaaataaataattagaCTGTAAGCTTGACAGACTCTGTCGTCAGTTCAATGTGGTAGGGTTacacagggcttctgatatttcgcgcggtcgcggacccgcgaaattcaggtatttccgcgaaatcccgcgaaattcccaaaataccgcgaaatccaccagaaatatttccaaatacatgtcggcaaaacatatttaatacttatcttggctattagaccgGTTTTATTCACCCTAAACGTCCAAATTTAGCTTGAAACTTTgtcactgcaacgagtaaacaacgtcccaaaactaccaggcgtttttAGATGGACGTtgtgaaaaactgggcactaaccataatgttaatagctttaacattcgctcatttctcgagcgaactgttgttgaaagagcaaatgattatccctgttaaaaaaagttCACCAACTCTGGTCATATCaacgcaaaattgatcgatttgagcaaaatttggcaaaaaaaaaaccagcgaaatcggctgttatttactgattgtttcttggcgaagtttccccCCCCCCGAACTTTCCCGTGAAATCAGCCGATTTtcctaagaatttgcccctgaaaatccttcgaaaattgacttttttctgctaaaatcccgcgaaatgggccaatttttccgaaaattttggcttttttcccgtgaaaatcccgcgaaatcggccgatttttcagcgaatttgcccctgaaaatcccacgaaattttgctttttttccacgaaatatcagaagccctggtTACAAGAAATGTTGTGACTTTTTACCACATAAATGGATCACATTGATCAATGCTCACTTATTTTGCTTGGCTTCCTTTTCTTCATAGTACACCCAAGGCTACACGACAAGGGATGACATCAACTCCTGCTCCACCCGCCTCTCCTGTGCTGTCTGTGGACGGCACTACTCCGCGTGGTCTTCCTGCGAGTAAGGCAGTGGATGGACCTAATTTTGTTACAAAGATTGGTGGAACTGCAGGTGAACAGCCTATGCCATCTGAAGTGGTCAAGGTATTCTCAATCTCTCTCTTTAATTATAATGTGATGTTCCATTTATCATTTATCCCTTATTAATGATTTCTAAATGTGCATGATTTGTCTGACCTTTTAATGTTTTCAGCTGTCCATGTACAGTTTCTGTTCAAGCATATAATCAGGGtgcaaaaaaaatcacttttacagcttgtccttcgggcaagctgaagctagcatttactagcccatacgtcatttcaactagccccaaaagctttttgttcttctgttattcaaattcctcataaaacatcacttgcccgtcgggcaagttagaaacagaattcactagcctgatagaaaaatccactagccccgggctatcggacagtactttctttgcacgctgataaTGCCTTAAGCTAtccatttaattaattaattaatttaattaatatttattttggcaaacaaagtgtacaaagaaagaaagaaaaaatacactACAGTaagaaagtggcgaggaagccttAAATATAAGCCACAAGGCTTATAACATAAGGCTTACTCAATTGCAACTCATGATGGCTACACATACACAGTTATGACAATTAATTCCAGAAGAATGGATGAACATACAGTAAATGAGTAACAACAATCAGCTAAAATTACAGCAAACATATATTACAAATGACAAATATTGTAATTAGAGGACAGGTAAAACTCCTCTGATAATGAAACTATTCAATTCTTCTTGACTAATAGCTGTTAATAATATACTTTTTCAGACTGTTTTTCCCTTCTGCTTTACGGATTGTGCAATCCATTTTGGGACGTTGCTCTACCGTTTAACGATTTTGGTTTTCCATTTAAATGGATATGCAAACCGTTTAAATGGTGTATTTGTCCATTTACTATCCATGTACAATCCGTTTATTTTTACTGGTTTAATGGTAAAGCATCAGTGCAACCATTTATGAACAGTTGTTGTTGCATTTACCTCATGATGCCAAATACAATTTGCAGTTTAACCTCCATTAACACACCAAAAGTTTGAAGCTGTTAACATGCTTTTGATCAGTGAGTTTCACTCATTATTTAGAAatgacttttttcactttttgggGGAGGGTCCATTATTAGAGTCAAATTTCACTTTgacattaaaaattgaaaactttcaATATTAGTCATATTTTAAGTAATGTGGACACAGAATCTTAACCAAAGGCATAAGTTCACATGCAAAATCCATTGGCAGCTGTTGGCTTCAGTTGTTTGTGCTAaggtagttttgttttccattttctgGAACATTTTCTTGTTCAGAATCAGCACTCTTACTTTtgggaaaatttctttttggttttATATTTTCAGAGCATTTTTACATCAGAATATACTGTCTTGTCATGAATGTTCTGTCAAGCAAATTTAAGTCAGGTCTGGAAATGATGTCCTGATGAAACTGCTGGTCATTTGGACACAAGTTTGAACTACAGGATAGTCATCTTCATTTAATCTTTCTTGACTTGCTCAAAAACTGCAACATCCATCAAGAATATCAGTTTTGTAAGATTTGCTTATGAGGTGTAGATGCGTTCTAGGAAcagttttgctttttgttaaaaataagtATCTAATCAACTCTTTATCTTTTGATTAAAGGCACTGAAAAAAGCCAACCTGTTGAACTGACTGAGTTGTTTTGTGATGTTATTCTGAATTTGAGGCACCCTTTCTCTTCTAGTAGAggttaaagaaataaattcataacttttttgaaaaataagtaCTAAGATTTAAATGGTACATTTAAATGGTAAAAGATCTGAAAAAGAGGTttgatttgaatggtaacatcatacATAGGATTCTGTTCACAGATTAAGTGAAGAATCAACTTGCCATAATCTTGTGAAGGAGCAAAAGAGTTAACTGTGACAATTAATTTCCAAGCTTACGAGCTGTGGTTTTCTACTATTTGCTCTGTGAATTGGCTTTTCTTTATGACTCTGATAAATCTCTCAAatggtttgaaatttgaaatcttcagtcaagtttttctttaagCTCATTGTGAAGTGCTCTTGAGATAAAATCCCTGTGTATTTAAGTTGTCACTGGACAACTCATGCTTGTGGTTAATCAACAAGAGATGAACTCACTCCTCTTCACACCTGCATAGCTTTGAGCCCCCAATGACATCATATCTGTTTTGATGTAATTTTTAAAACCCCAGTCACTGCCTTGAAGTGTGTAGAAAGCAAGGAAGGAGTGATTTGCAACATAACTTTTTGCATCTAAGCCATTGGAGAGAAATGCCTGTGTTTACCTTCAAAGTAAGTGAAATAGGATAGTTTCAAGGCTCACTGCTAAGTTATCAGAGTGTTGCAATCCATGTGTGTTGTTTATTTCATGGTTCTTCAAAGTTTCCACACTTGACAGACCATTAGCCAGGTCACTGGTTTAATCACATCTCTGCAGTGGGAAATTGATCATGTCTTGCTGAGTACCCatcatttctttgtttgttatttgttgTGAAACCCACACTGATCTAGGAAACATTATTGTTTCTTCTTGGTACAAATGGTTTTCCCTTTCCTACTGTGTTTACAAGGAGTTTTTTAAGAATGTATGTGTTGGATTGTCATTTGCTTGTCATAACTACATATATTTCACATTGCCTTATAGTATGATTAAACTTAATTTCATTATCAGTCATATTTGCCTGGCTCAAAAACAGTCTGCTATATTCTCTGTTCTAACATTACAGTTATTTAGAGTGCAAGACAGGGAGGGCCATACCTCCAGTTGCCATATTTGTTGTGATTCACAGTTTTGATTGTTTTGCGGGTACCTGTGTTGTTATGCCCCTGTCTGTGCCGACACATTGGTGGCCACTCATGTGTGTCATTTCCATTGGCTTAAACAGGTACCAGTAGTGGACAAAACCTCTGAAATGTTCATTTGAGCAGTTACTTCAAGatccttaaaaaaataataataaatgaagcAACAGTAACTTTCTCTTGGTTAGCTACTTGAATGTTAGACTGGTCCTGAATTCATAATACTGATGTTTTATCATTGTACCTGTCTGTAGCTGCTCTTCATCAGTTTAAGTAACATCTCTTGCTGTAAACTTATCCTGAAGTGTGTCTTCTTGTGTTTTCATAGAATGAATTTACTCAATCAAAATAAACTAGGTGTGGATCTTGCTGGTTAGGTTAAGATTCATCGGTGTGGTGATTAATTTCTGTTGCTGTGGCTTTCAAGGTCAAAAATTACATCATTGTGTTAAATGAGTTGATCAGCA encodes:
- the LOC140937680 gene encoding WD repeat-containing protein 47-like encodes the protein MINTSVVVEDNQVVRLILEFLDSRKLHNTMRTLEKEARIVNCGFSEDILFLRDLVLDGEWEAVLIFAQPFEGIDGFDSKQFRYLVLKQKFMEVLYFKSGFGGNSTSYSIEDLIKCLNQLEEDCPSKTEYSKLCWLLTVPNLSEQSEYHDWNPATARLNCFEQLLDILKKVIPLEKKSLNGKLPRTLTPIKERLLHLLIKGLCFESCVDYCQLRAISGSISQDLHVCVGDNILNGPSQESSGNFLSWLQNLAQEAFITPFEPVSLEVDLKKVKQAPNMVFHKSPKRDDAEILSRSLSLSGRPATADIASHLSALAVEKHRTAISDNRPHSTQPPKGVSRSYNEFHYKSTIPDKRPLANAGENGFSHDKPATQEQNEQGKSTLDSAPNITSDNIVHQNHKLITGAENVVEPSRDSEDIHALKEKQQQELQEQLEAYQRHKQELERQLLELSLTETWRKANGEESSTDEMSGKRPESSGSFRNMRNEHLSRNDDLKHFQEHKHQKRNEVFTTDNHDLLNANSAQDVNAVNLNPKFEHQNSSSFTVTQSMTSTPARRIKGKPEDLKLGETKVDSTVADAIPVTPAEQTFPNTPLVNGPAILSAGHWVALADGSGVLNTSTPKATRQGMTSTPAPPASPVLSVDGTTPRGLPASKAVDGPNFVTKIGGTAGEQPMPSEVVKDKENTDSLNHQATVKRGPKVNGVRRSLVPSSRQKAGAEEENKQIRIAAQGLDTIAQLRLGFSGQSSVGPQAHPNGQQESVQQSTRVNGQPPKTGTTFVVDVSSARGVTSENYPQGIKHLHNGANNETPKGRDSGTVNTTFRKPSTNTPPNNTTVTHSKQVPLLEKQREILEYPSDLKFYTVATLEDVQAIRAIAFHPSGDLFAVGSNSKTLRVCTAEGLHSQQRVERSVHDQPPQPTILFKSNRHHRGSIYCIAWSATGDIIATGSNDKSIKMMKFDVETCSVTWPGLELAIHSGTVRDLAFVSRASGTPVLVSGGAGDGNILISDCSTGQTVGQLKGHSGHIMSVYADSDDIIASGSADNTVRLWDLRSQRCIDAIATGDSCVASVCVNSSGNMLASGHEDGSCMIYDITAGRTLQLFTPHTMDCRSVRFSPDNNFLLTGSYDTSIIMMDIRKDLELNIPPYTVVAHHRDKVIQCRWHPSLLAFLSSSADRTVNLWAPEF